One Planktothrix serta PCC 8927 DNA segment encodes these proteins:
- a CDS encoding glycosyltransferase, producing MTNLSVVIPVYNGEIDLPDLIQCLRLQTYPVDQVEYLLVDNNSQDNSVAMVQELAAGSSINIRSLSENKIQSSYAARNAGIRAAMGEIIVFTDMDCRPESQWLEELIKPFSNKNIGLVAGEIIALPSQNLLEKYADKQETLSQKHTLNNAFLPYGQTANLAIRRLIFEQVGLFRPYLTTGGDADICWRIQQQSDYQLEFAPQATVKHRHRSTFKALQSQWRRYGESNRYLHELHGINLMQELTPSDYVYRLGRWIFKELPLGSIKLLMGKAEIVDLVSTPISLLNGSDRFKGQQQAKLSKQAEWIEHL from the coding sequence ATGACTAACCTTTCTGTTGTTATCCCCGTTTATAATGGTGAGATAGATTTACCGGATTTAATTCAATGTTTGCGCTTACAAACCTATCCGGTAGATCAAGTAGAATATTTATTAGTGGATAATAATAGTCAGGATAATTCTGTGGCGATGGTACAGGAGTTAGCGGCTGGTTCTTCAATTAATATTCGATCACTATCAGAAAATAAGATTCAAAGTTCTTATGCTGCTCGTAATGCAGGAATTCGAGCCGCAATGGGTGAAATTATTGTTTTTACAGATATGGATTGTAGACCAGAATCCCAATGGTTAGAGGAATTAATTAAACCCTTTTCTAATAAAAATATCGGTTTAGTTGCAGGTGAAATTATAGCCTTACCCAGTCAAAATTTATTAGAAAAGTATGCCGATAAACAAGAGACTTTATCTCAAAAACATACTTTAAATAATGCTTTTTTACCCTACGGTCAAACCGCTAATTTAGCAATTCGTCGCCTTATTTTTGAACAGGTGGGTTTATTTCGTCCCTATTTAACAACTGGGGGGGATGCGGATATCTGTTGGCGCATTCAACAACAAAGCGATTATCAATTAGAATTTGCACCCCAAGCAACGGTTAAACACCGTCATCGGTCTACCTTCAAAGCCTTACAAAGTCAATGGCGACGTTATGGGGAATCTAATCGTTATTTGCATGAACTTCATGGGATTAATTTAATGCAAGAATTAACCCCTTCTGATTATGTTTATCGTTTAGGACGTTGGATTTTCAAAGAATTACCTCTCGGTAGCATAAAACTGTTGATGGGAAAAGCGGAAATCGTGGATTTAGTCAGTACCCCAATTTCGTTATTAAATGGAAGCGATCGCTTCAAAGGACAACAACAAGCGAAATTATCTAAACAAGCTGAATGGATTGAACATCTCTAA
- the mraY gene encoding phospho-N-acetylmuramoyl-pentapeptide-transferase — MDSKFSSAKSFNLSGQTLLLFLSLGLSVFAFSLDGVNDHLFQIQGSLFLPWFVCTVAVSALGHWVIPMLVRIKAGQFIREDGPQAHLQKAGTPTMGGVFFIPVGVAIALILTQFNPNIIAVSALTLAYGFIGWLDDWQILRRKSNKGISPKMKLALQVGFATLFCFWLLATQSATITTVALPLGLAIPLGLLFWPLAIFVQVAESNATNLTDGVDGLMAGLGAIAFLGLGAYLAPTAPELTTFCACMSGSCLGFVTHNRNPAKVFMGDTGALALGGAFATVALLTNSLWVLLIISGIFLVETLSVIAQVSYYKATKNSEGVGKRLLKMAPLHHHLELSGWQETQVVGSFYVINAILVLISLILGYSST, encoded by the coding sequence GTGGATAGCAAATTTTCTTCGGCTAAATCATTCAATTTATCGGGACAAACATTGTTGTTATTCCTGAGTTTAGGGTTGAGTGTGTTCGCCTTTAGTTTAGATGGGGTGAATGACCATTTATTCCAAATTCAAGGGTCATTGTTTTTGCCTTGGTTTGTTTGTACGGTTGCGGTTTCTGCGTTGGGACATTGGGTAATTCCGATGTTAGTCCGAATTAAAGCCGGACAATTTATTCGAGAAGATGGCCCCCAAGCGCATTTACAAAAAGCCGGAACTCCAACGATGGGAGGCGTCTTTTTTATTCCGGTTGGAGTTGCGATCGCCTTAATTTTAACTCAATTTAATCCGAATATAATTGCGGTTTCTGCCTTAACTTTGGCTTATGGATTTATTGGTTGGTTGGATGACTGGCAGATTTTAAGACGTAAATCCAATAAAGGGATTTCTCCTAAAATGAAATTGGCGTTGCAAGTTGGTTTTGCGACGCTATTTTGTTTTTGGTTACTCGCCACTCAATCGGCAACTATAACAACCGTTGCTTTACCATTAGGATTAGCAATTCCCCTCGGATTATTATTCTGGCCATTAGCAATATTTGTGCAAGTTGCTGAGAGTAACGCTACCAATTTAACTGATGGTGTTGATGGTTTAATGGCAGGGTTAGGCGCGATCGCATTTTTGGGTTTAGGTGCTTATTTAGCCCCCACCGCACCGGAATTAACCACCTTTTGTGCTTGTATGAGTGGCAGTTGTTTAGGGTTTGTCACCCATAACCGTAACCCAGCAAAAGTGTTTATGGGAGATACGGGAGCTTTAGCATTAGGAGGAGCTTTTGCAACAGTAGCCTTATTAACCAATAGTTTGTGGGTGTTATTAATTATCAGTGGAATTTTCTTGGTTGAAACCCTATCTGTAATTGCTCAAGTTAGCTATTATAAAGCTACAAAAAACTCCGAAGGAGTGGGAAAACGTCTGTTAAAAATGGCTCCGTTGCATCACCATTTAGAATTATCAGGATGGCAAGAAACCCAAGTTGTGGGTAGTTTTTATGTGATTAATGCTATTTTAGTATTAATCAGTCTTATCCTCGGCTATTCATCAACCTAG
- a CDS encoding DUF3134 domain-containing protein: MLNPSLREIPVHEPADVIPSKQEISLLAWLESTGRLIARDTPSGEVTDYLDEEEEISELMSVDDSVYDDDDDDDAEDLLEG, encoded by the coding sequence ATGCTCAATCCATCGTTACGCGAAATCCCTGTCCATGAACCTGCTGACGTGATTCCTTCTAAGCAAGAAATTTCACTTTTGGCTTGGTTAGAATCAACGGGACGTCTGATCGCGCGGGATACCCCCAGTGGTGAAGTCACTGACTACTTGGATGAGGAGGAGGAAATCTCGGAACTCATGTCCGTTGATGACTCCGTTTATGATGATGATGATGATGATGATGCTGAGGATTTATTAGAAGGCTAG
- a CDS encoding PAP/fibrillin family protein → MINQKKATLLEMIAGKNRGLLATETDKAAILSAITQLEDFNPNPRPLEVPQLLEGNWRLLYTSSDELLGIGRFPLLKLGQIYQCIRVADQKVYNIAEVQSLPLLEGLVSVAAEFEPVSDKRVNVKFNRFIIGSQRFIGYQSPNPFITDIESGKKFIAIDFNLKAREQQGWLDITYLDEDLRIGRGNVGSVFVLTKVV, encoded by the coding sequence ATGATTAATCAAAAAAAAGCCACCCTCTTAGAAATGATTGCGGGTAAAAATCGAGGGTTACTCGCCACTGAAACCGATAAAGCGGCGATTTTATCAGCTATTACTCAACTGGAGGACTTCAACCCCAACCCTCGACCCCTAGAAGTACCTCAACTGTTAGAGGGAAATTGGCGACTCTTGTATACCAGTAGCGATGAATTATTAGGAATTGGTCGGTTTCCGTTGTTAAAATTAGGGCAAATTTATCAATGTATTCGGGTTGCGGATCAGAAGGTTTATAATATTGCGGAAGTTCAAAGTTTACCCTTATTAGAAGGATTAGTTAGTGTCGCGGCAGAATTTGAACCGGTTTCAGATAAACGAGTCAATGTTAAATTTAATCGGTTTATTATCGGTTCTCAACGCTTCATTGGCTATCAATCTCCTAATCCTTTTATTACGGATATTGAAAGCGGTAAAAAATTTATTGCGATTGATTTTAATTTAAAAGCTCGTGAGCAACAAGGCTGGTTAGATATTACCTATTTAGATGAAGATTTAAGAATCGGACGGGGAAATGTTGGGAGTGTGTTTGTATTAACAAAAGTTGTTTAA
- a CDS encoding AvaI/BsoBI family type II restriction endonuclease yields the protein MTPNKPYLQHLTSSEDLITDYQATRSGFVALALEKNRRATPFIEQARTLKLFASQAKNPTDLLEITDIQPALITAAGLSDKAIKYLEIQDKIDAIQGLIKNFLEPAGSNFVEELVFRFLLTRGDTLGGSMRNAGGILAQRKLIRTLISILRISGKSYRWLHSATNQWVQMLEDDSDIELYLKGLSWQHELEHRTLIFNRKVTLVGNNIDLCLLNCTPEELTQKEQIPATYIALGELKGGIDPAGADEHWKTARTALQRIVIAFSKIELKPHTFFIGAAIEKNMAREIWHQLETGVLENTANLTNDQQMASICRWICHL from the coding sequence ATGACACCAAACAAACCCTATCTTCAACATTTAACAAGCAGTGAGGATCTAATTACAGATTATCAAGCAACTCGCTCTGGTTTTGTGGCTTTAGCATTAGAAAAAAATCGGAGAGCAACCCCCTTTATTGAACAAGCAAGAACCCTCAAGCTATTTGCATCTCAAGCTAAAAATCCTACTGATCTTTTAGAAATTACAGATATACAACCTGCTTTAATCACAGCAGCAGGGTTATCTGATAAAGCTATAAAATACTTAGAAATTCAAGATAAAATAGATGCCATACAAGGATTAATCAAAAACTTTTTAGAACCTGCGGGGTCAAATTTTGTAGAAGAGTTGGTTTTTAGATTTTTATTAACACGAGGAGATACATTAGGAGGATCAATGCGGAATGCGGGTGGAATCTTAGCACAACGAAAGCTGATTCGCACCCTAATTTCTATATTAAGAATTTCAGGAAAATCTTATCGATGGCTACATTCTGCAACTAATCAATGGGTGCAAATGCTAGAAGATGATTCTGATATTGAGTTATATTTAAAAGGTCTAAGTTGGCAACATGAACTTGAACATCGTACTTTAATTTTTAATCGAAAAGTTACTTTAGTGGGTAATAATATAGATTTATGTTTATTAAATTGTACTCCAGAAGAACTGACTCAAAAAGAACAAATACCCGCCACTTATATTGCATTAGGAGAACTGAAAGGAGGAATTGATCCCGCAGGTGCAGATGAACATTGGAAAACAGCACGAACCGCATTACAACGTATTGTAATTGCATTTTCAAAAATAGAACTTAAACCCCATACTTTTTTTATTGGTGCAGCCATTGAAAAAAATATGGCTAGAGAAATTTGGCATCAACTTGAAACCGGAGTTTTAGAAAATACAGCAAATCTAACAAATGATCAACAAATGGCATCTATCTGTCGGTGGATCTGCCATCTTTAG
- a CDS encoding DNA methyltransferase encodes MAIALFYDIIINLDTYPVTNKPVFLEQPSQNCIDSQPSSLDKITGLDNQLKQYFSEQLFLKSELNRTLVSFQANKTKALYRCFKYKEAFSASLVEYLLKKYNINQGNILDPFAGSGTTLCAANSQGINAEGIELLPIGQEIINTRKIIDYDLSLEDLTRIQYWKDQKPWLKTKELDPLLELRITKGAYPEETKASIEKYRGALLQENEQVKSLLRFALLCVLEEVSYTRKDGQYLRWDYRSNHQQGKTHFNKGEILNFEKAIINKLDEIIQDIQPTSQQLELFSRNSNKGNLKLYNGSCLDILPSFPENIYDAVITSPPYCNRYDYTRTYALELALLGVPEKELVQLRQQMLSCTVENKAKDLLKINPDWKTAINVTDNQDLLQSILNYLEEQKAQGLLNNNGITRMIRGYFYEMACVIQECGRVMKPDTYLIMVNDNVRYAGISISVDLILSKIAEDLGFSVENILVLPNGKGNSSQQMGLHGREALRKCIYIWRKAK; translated from the coding sequence TTGGCGATCGCTCTATTTTATGATATTATTATTAATCTTGATACTTATCCCGTGACTAATAAACCTGTGTTCCTAGAACAACCTTCTCAAAATTGTATAGACTCACAACCCTCTAGCCTCGATAAAATTACAGGTTTAGATAATCAACTTAAACAATATTTCTCAGAACAGTTATTTTTAAAGTCAGAACTAAATCGAACCTTAGTTAGTTTTCAAGCCAATAAAACTAAAGCTCTTTATCGTTGCTTTAAATATAAAGAAGCCTTCTCAGCCTCTCTAGTTGAATATTTGCTCAAAAAGTACAATATTAATCAGGGTAATATTTTAGATCCCTTTGCCGGAAGTGGAACAACTTTATGTGCTGCTAATTCTCAGGGAATTAACGCCGAAGGGATCGAGTTACTTCCCATTGGTCAAGAAATTATTAATACTAGAAAAATAATTGATTATGATTTAAGTTTAGAAGATTTAACCAGAATTCAATACTGGAAAGATCAAAAACCTTGGCTAAAAACAAAAGAGTTAGATCCTTTGCTCGAATTGAGAATTACAAAAGGTGCTTATCCTGAAGAAACAAAAGCATCTATTGAAAAATATAGAGGTGCTTTACTTCAAGAAAATGAACAGGTAAAAAGCCTATTACGTTTTGCCTTATTATGTGTATTAGAAGAAGTCAGTTATACTCGCAAAGATGGTCAATATTTACGATGGGATTATCGGTCAAACCATCAACAAGGTAAAACTCATTTTAATAAAGGAGAAATCCTTAACTTTGAAAAAGCTATTATTAATAAACTAGATGAAATTATCCAAGATATTCAGCCAACAAGTCAACAATTGGAACTGTTTTCTAGGAATTCAAATAAAGGAAATCTTAAACTCTATAACGGTTCATGTTTAGATATTCTCCCTAGCTTCCCTGAAAATATCTATGATGCGGTGATTACTTCTCCTCCTTATTGTAATCGTTATGACTATACTCGAACCTATGCGTTAGAATTGGCATTACTGGGTGTGCCTGAAAAAGAACTCGTGCAACTTCGACAACAGATGTTAAGTTGTACTGTTGAAAATAAAGCTAAAGATTTATTAAAAATCAATCCTGACTGGAAAACAGCAATTAATGTTACAGATAATCAAGATCTATTACAATCTATTTTAAATTACTTAGAGGAACAAAAAGCACAAGGGTTATTAAATAATAATGGAATTACTAGAATGATCAGAGGTTATTTTTATGAAATGGCTTGTGTGATTCAAGAGTGTGGTAGAGTCATGAAACCTGACACCTATCTAATTATGGTTAATGATAATGTTCGTTATGCAGGAATTAGTATTTCTGTGGATTTAATTCTCTCAAAAATTGCAGAAGATCTCGGATTTTCTGTTGAAAATATTTTAGTATTACCCAATGGTAAAGGAAACAGTAGCCAGCAAATGGGACTGCACGGACGAGAAGCTTTAAGAAAGTGTATTTATATTTGGAGAAAAGCCAAATGA
- a CDS encoding Uma2 family endonuclease, which translates to MILKYNPGLCLPSAEDLPDSDDTPVDNELQDLIPGLLKILLASIWSERMDWFFGVDMGIYYDPEQPAIVPDGFLSVGVPRIIDEDLRLSYVLWEEHEVPILIIEVVSHKRRGEYTKKKLFYAEMGALYYVVYNPLRKRKPPLEVYKLENGTYQLQAGERVWLTELQLGIGRERGTHLGITRDWLYWYNQQGNRYLTAEERLQQSQHQTSLAEQRIQQLEEQLRRLGINPNQLN; encoded by the coding sequence ATGATATTAAAATACAATCCTGGTCTTTGTTTACCTTCTGCGGAAGATTTACCCGACTCTGATGATACGCCTGTGGATAACGAACTGCAAGATTTAATCCCTGGACTGCTGAAAATCCTCCTCGCTTCTATTTGGTCTGAACGTATGGACTGGTTTTTTGGGGTTGATATGGGAATCTATTATGATCCTGAACAACCTGCTATTGTTCCCGATGGGTTTTTAAGTGTGGGAGTTCCTCGAATTATTGATGAAGATTTACGCTTGAGTTATGTCCTTTGGGAAGAACACGAAGTCCCTATTCTCATTATTGAGGTGGTGTCTCACAAACGCCGAGGAGAATATACGAAAAAGAAACTATTTTATGCAGAAATGGGGGCATTATATTATGTGGTTTATAATCCTTTACGGAAACGAAAACCACCTTTAGAAGTTTATAAACTCGAAAATGGTACATACCAATTGCAAGCAGGTGAACGAGTTTGGTTAACGGAATTGCAATTAGGAATTGGTCGAGAACGGGGAACCCATTTAGGAATTACCAGAGATTGGTTATATTGGTATAATCAACAGGGAAACCGTTATTTAACTGCCGAAGAACGTCTGCAACAATCTCAACATCAAACCAGTTTAGCCGAACAAAGAATACAACAACTGGAAGAACAGTTACGACGTTTAGGGATTAACCCCAATCAACTCAATTAA
- the purB gene encoding adenylosuccinate lyase, translated as MIERYTLPEMGNLWTETYKLQTWLQVEIAVCEAQAELGYIPSEAVEEIKAKANFDIKRVLEIEAEVRHDMIAFLTNVNEYVGDAGRYIHLGLTSSDVLDTALALQLVASVDVLLERTEALSQAIRYQAQQHRNTVMIGRSHGIHAEPITFGFKLAGWLAEVCRNRERLVRLRQTVAVGKISGAVGTYANVDPRVEAIACRNLGLEPDTASTQVISRDIHAEYVQTLALLAASIERFAVEIRNLQRTDVLEVEEFFAKGQKGSSAMPHKRNPIRSERLTGMARIIRGNAVAALENVALWHERDISHSCVERMILPDSSTVAHFMLVELTDLVKNLLVYPENMQRNMNLYGGVVFSQRVLLTLVEKGISREEAYRIVQSCAHTAWNKIDGDFQALIRENDQVKAKLSPEEIDTCFDPKQHLKNLDQIYQRLDI; from the coding sequence ATGATAGAACGGTATACTTTGCCCGAAATGGGCAATTTGTGGACAGAGACTTACAAGCTGCAAACTTGGTTACAAGTAGAAATTGCCGTCTGTGAGGCGCAAGCAGAGTTAGGATATATTCCATCGGAAGCCGTTGAAGAAATTAAGGCTAAGGCAAATTTTGATATCAAGCGGGTGCTGGAAATTGAGGCAGAAGTCCGCCATGACATGATTGCCTTTTTAACCAATGTTAACGAATATGTTGGGGATGCCGGACGCTACATTCATTTAGGCTTAACCAGTTCTGATGTGTTGGATACGGCCTTAGCGCTGCAATTAGTGGCCAGTGTGGATGTGTTGTTAGAACGCACGGAAGCCTTAAGTCAGGCCATTCGTTACCAAGCGCAACAACATCGAAATACCGTGATGATCGGCCGTTCTCATGGTATCCACGCTGAACCTATCACCTTTGGCTTTAAATTAGCCGGATGGTTGGCGGAAGTTTGTCGCAACCGAGAACGTTTGGTGCGTTTGCGTCAAACCGTGGCGGTGGGTAAAATTTCTGGGGCCGTGGGAACTTATGCTAACGTTGATCCGAGGGTAGAAGCGATCGCTTGTCGCAATTTAGGACTCGAACCCGATACCGCTTCAACCCAAGTTATTTCGCGTGATATTCATGCGGAATATGTGCAAACTTTAGCGTTATTAGCCGCTAGTATTGAACGGTTTGCGGTCGAAATTCGTAACCTCCAACGCACGGATGTTTTAGAAGTAGAAGAATTTTTTGCTAAAGGTCAAAAAGGGTCTTCTGCAATGCCCCATAAACGCAACCCCATTCGCAGTGAACGCTTAACCGGAATGGCGCGAATTATTCGGGGAAATGCCGTTGCTGCCTTAGAAAATGTTGCCCTTTGGCATGAACGGGATATTTCCCATAGTTGCGTTGAACGGATGATATTACCCGACTCCTCAACAGTAGCTCATTTCATGTTAGTTGAACTCACGGATTTAGTCAAGAATCTGTTAGTTTATCCCGAAAATATGCAGCGCAATATGAACCTTTATGGAGGTGTTGTATTTAGTCAGCGTGTGTTATTAACCTTAGTTGAAAAAGGAATTAGCCGCGAAGAAGCCTACAGAATTGTACAATCTTGCGCCCACACAGCTTGGAATAAAATCGATGGCGATTTTCAAGCTTTAATTAGGGAAAATGATCAAGTCAAAGCTAAATTATCCCCTGAAGAAATAGACACTTGTTTTGATCCTAAACAGCACTTGAAAAACCTTGATCAAATCTATCAACGGTTAGACATATAA